A genomic window from Glycine max cultivar Williams 82 chromosome 17, Glycine_max_v4.0, whole genome shotgun sequence includes:
- the LOC100527157 gene encoding uncharacterized protein isoform X1, whose protein sequence is MMIHLFRYRRREQKLLLGYTLTDKSASGNIFILCLVEMPIRSLVEVEPPSPLRYLIGAAVMMIGVVLPVGYMMFRNKRVPSSSSYSKQTNKVLI, encoded by the exons atgatGATTCATTTATTCCGTTACAGAAGAAGAGAGCAGAagcttcttcttggttataCCTTGACAGACAAATCAGCGAGTGGgaacattttcattttgtgtttgGTGGAGATGCCT ATTAGGAGCTTGGTAGAGGTGGAGCCACCAAGCCCACTGAGATACTTGATCGGTGCCGCCGTTATGATGATCGGAGTAGTGTTACCCGTCGGTTACATGATGTTCCGTAACAAGCGCGTCCCCTCCTCTTCCTCCTACTCCAAACAGAC GAACAAGGTTTTGATTTGA
- the LOC100527157 gene encoding uncharacterized protein isoform X2: protein MQIRSLVEVEPPSPLRYLIGAAVMMIGVVLPVGYMMFRNKRVPSSSSYSKQTNKVLI from the exons ATGCAGATTAGGAGCTTGGTAGAGGTGGAGCCACCAAGCCCACTGAGATACTTGATCGGTGCCGCCGTTATGATGATCGGAGTAGTGTTACCCGTCGGTTACATGATGTTCCGTAACAAGCGCGTCCCCTCCTCTTCCTCCTACTCCAAACAGAC GAACAAGGTTTTGATTTGA